One region of Priestia megaterium genomic DNA includes:
- a CDS encoding EamA family transporter, translating to MEGVQTSSKRAWGLLLVIIGATMWGVSGTVAQYLFQHKSFNAEWLVVVRMLVSGLLLLAIASKQRNIFAIWKTKEERTSLLLFGVIGMLGVQYTYFAAIEAGNAATATVLQYTSPIFIIGYLAVQARKWPVKVEMISVALVITGTFFLATSGNFNELSITGWGLFWGIGAAVTSAFYTLQPKRLLAKWSSVEVVGWGMVIGGVSFSFIHPPWHIAGEWSLLSLCAVLFVIIFGTLIAFYCYLESLKHIGASEAIVLASAEPLSAAALSVLWLHVTFGWTEWLGTILIIATVFLLSQRKPEVTS from the coding sequence GTGGAAGGAGTTCAAACTTCATCTAAAAGAGCGTGGGGGCTGCTGCTTGTAATCATTGGTGCCACGATGTGGGGAGTGTCTGGCACGGTAGCTCAATATTTATTTCAGCATAAGAGTTTTAACGCAGAGTGGCTGGTCGTCGTTCGTATGTTAGTATCTGGATTGCTGCTTTTGGCAATAGCCTCTAAGCAGCGCAATATTTTTGCAATTTGGAAAACAAAAGAAGAGAGGACTTCGCTGCTTTTGTTTGGTGTAATCGGTATGCTCGGCGTGCAGTATACATATTTTGCAGCTATTGAAGCAGGAAACGCTGCTACAGCTACAGTGCTTCAATATACGTCGCCAATATTTATTATTGGCTATTTAGCCGTGCAAGCAAGAAAGTGGCCGGTGAAAGTAGAAATGATTTCTGTTGCGCTCGTCATAACGGGGACATTTTTTCTTGCAACAAGCGGAAATTTTAACGAGCTGTCTATTACAGGATGGGGGTTGTTTTGGGGGATTGGAGCAGCTGTGACGTCTGCTTTTTATACGCTTCAGCCTAAACGTCTTCTTGCAAAATGGAGCTCAGTTGAAGTAGTAGGCTGGGGAATGGTAATAGGCGGCGTAAGTTTTTCATTTATTCATCCGCCGTGGCATATAGCCGGTGAGTGGTCGCTATTGTCGCTGTGTGCGGTGCTATTTGTGATTATCTTTGGAACGCTCATTGCCTTTTATTGCTACTTGGAAAGTTTGAAGCACATTGGCGCTTCTGAAGCCATTGTTCTTGCGTCAGCAGAGCCTTTGTCAGCAGCGGCGCTCTCTGTTCTATGGCTTCATGTGACTTTTGGGTGGACGGAGTGGCTAGGTACAATTCTTATTATCGCTACGGTATTTTTGCTTTCTCAGCGAAAGCCAGAGGTGACATCATAA
- a CDS encoding glycoside hydrolase family 2 TIM barrel-domain containing protein, translated as MLKTGKKFNYTAPANGYPEWNNNPEIFQLNRSKAHALLMPYQTVEEALKNDRKSSVYYQSLNGSWYFHFAENADGRVKNFFAPEFSYKKWDSISVPSHWQLQGYDYPQYTNVTYPWVENENLEPPFAPTKYNPVGQYVRTFTPKSEWENQPVYVSFQGVESAFYVWVNGEFVGYSEDSFTPAEFDITSYLQDGENTIAVEVYRWSDASWLEDQDFWRMSGIFRDVYLYSTPPVHIYDFSVRSSLDNNYEDGELSVSADILNYFEHDTQALTFEAMLYDANGQEVLQAPLQTNVSVSDQYTASLRTHIKSPAKWSAESPNLYTLVLSLKNAAGSIIETESCKVGFRTFELKNGLMTINGKRIVLRGVNRHEFDSVKGRAGITREDMIHDILLMKQHNINAVRTSHYPNDSVWYELCDEYGLYVIDETNLETHGTWTYLQEGEQKAVPGSKPEWKENVLDRCRSMYERDKNHPSIIIWSLGNESFGGENFQHMYTFLKEKDSTRLVHYEGIFHHRDYDASDIESTMYIKPADVERYALMNPKKPYILCEYSHAMGNSCGNLYKYWELFDQYPILQGGFIWDWKDQALQTTAEDGTSYLAYGGDFGDTPNDGNFCGNGLIFADGTASPKIAEVKKCYQPVKWTAVDAAKGKFAVQNKHLFTNLNAYDFVWTVEKNGELLEKHASLLNVDPDGTDELTLSYPFYEQENETDEFVLTLSIRLSKDTAWASAGYEVAYEQFVLPAKTAVPSVKAIYPALSVDQNEQTLTVTGTNFTAIFDKQKGQFISYNYEHTELLASGFHPNFWRAITDNDLGNKLHERCQTWRQASLEQHVKKVSVQPQIDFVIISVELALDISLASCYVTYTLYNDGEMKIEQSLAPSESMPEIPEIGMLFTMDAAFDSLTWYGRGPHENYWDRKTGAKLGLHKGSVKEQVTPYLRPQECGNKTDVRWATITNDQGRGFLLKGLPTVELNALPYSPFELEAYDHFYKLPLSDSVTVRVNYKQMGVGGDDSWGAKTHPDYTLYANRSYTNTFTLKPL; from the coding sequence ATGTTAAAAACCGGCAAGAAATTTAATTATACAGCACCTGCAAACGGATACCCTGAATGGAATAACAACCCTGAAATTTTTCAATTGAACCGTTCGAAAGCACACGCTTTACTAATGCCTTATCAAACGGTCGAAGAGGCCTTAAAAAATGATAGAAAATCTTCTGTTTACTACCAAAGCTTAAATGGAAGCTGGTACTTTCATTTTGCTGAAAATGCGGATGGCCGCGTCAAAAACTTTTTCGCTCCTGAATTTTCATATAAGAAATGGGACTCTATTTCAGTTCCTTCACACTGGCAGCTGCAAGGATATGACTATCCTCAATATACAAACGTGACATACCCTTGGGTTGAAAACGAAAACCTCGAACCTCCTTTTGCACCGACTAAATATAACCCTGTCGGTCAGTACGTCCGTACTTTTACACCTAAATCAGAATGGGAAAATCAGCCGGTGTACGTCAGCTTCCAAGGCGTCGAATCTGCTTTTTACGTCTGGGTTAACGGTGAGTTTGTTGGATACAGCGAAGACAGCTTTACTCCAGCTGAATTTGATATAACTTCTTATCTTCAAGATGGTGAAAATACGATAGCAGTAGAAGTATATCGCTGGAGTGACGCAAGCTGGCTTGAAGACCAAGATTTTTGGCGAATGAGCGGCATCTTCCGAGATGTGTATCTGTACTCTACTCCACCGGTTCACATCTATGACTTTAGCGTTCGTTCGTCGCTTGATAACAACTACGAAGATGGTGAACTTAGCGTTTCAGCTGATATTTTAAATTACTTTGAGCACGATACTCAAGCTCTAACATTTGAAGCCATGCTGTATGACGCGAATGGCCAAGAAGTACTACAAGCTCCGCTGCAAACAAATGTAAGTGTAAGCGATCAATATACAGCGTCCTTACGTACACACATTAAAAGCCCTGCAAAATGGAGCGCAGAAAGTCCTAATTTGTATACGCTTGTACTCAGCTTAAAGAATGCTGCTGGTTCTATTATCGAAACGGAAAGCTGTAAAGTCGGCTTCCGTACGTTTGAACTAAAGAATGGCCTTATGACAATCAACGGCAAGCGTATTGTACTTCGAGGAGTAAATCGCCACGAATTTGATTCAGTAAAAGGCCGTGCAGGCATCACACGCGAAGACATGATTCACGATATTTTGCTGATGAAACAGCATAATATTAACGCAGTGCGTACATCCCATTACCCTAACGATTCAGTATGGTATGAGCTGTGTGATGAATACGGACTGTACGTAATTGATGAAACCAATTTAGAAACGCACGGAACGTGGACTTATTTACAAGAAGGCGAGCAAAAAGCCGTTCCAGGAAGCAAGCCAGAATGGAAAGAAAACGTACTAGATCGCTGTCGTTCGATGTACGAACGTGACAAAAACCACCCTTCTATTATTATTTGGTCGCTTGGTAATGAATCATTTGGCGGAGAAAACTTTCAGCATATGTATACTTTTTTAAAAGAGAAAGATTCCACGAGACTTGTTCATTATGAAGGAATCTTCCATCACCGCGACTATGATGCTTCTGATATAGAAAGCACGATGTACATTAAGCCAGCAGATGTAGAGCGCTATGCTTTAATGAATCCGAAAAAACCTTATATTCTGTGTGAATACAGTCATGCGATGGGTAATTCTTGCGGAAATCTATACAAATACTGGGAGCTGTTCGATCAATATCCAATCTTGCAAGGCGGTTTTATATGGGACTGGAAAGATCAAGCTCTTCAAACAACAGCAGAAGACGGTACTTCTTACTTAGCTTACGGCGGAGATTTTGGTGATACGCCTAACGACGGCAACTTCTGCGGAAACGGCTTAATCTTTGCTGATGGGACAGCTAGCCCGAAAATTGCAGAAGTAAAAAAATGCTATCAGCCTGTAAAGTGGACAGCAGTCGACGCTGCAAAAGGAAAGTTTGCCGTTCAAAACAAACACCTGTTTACAAACTTGAACGCCTATGATTTTGTTTGGACTGTTGAAAAAAACGGTGAACTACTTGAAAAGCATGCGTCCCTTTTAAATGTAGATCCTGATGGTACAGACGAACTGACGCTTTCTTATCCTTTTTACGAGCAAGAAAACGAAACTGATGAATTTGTTTTAACTCTTTCTATCAGATTATCCAAAGATACAGCCTGGGCTTCAGCTGGATATGAAGTGGCGTACGAACAGTTTGTACTGCCTGCCAAAACCGCTGTACCTTCAGTAAAAGCTATTTATCCTGCTTTATCAGTTGACCAAAACGAACAAACGCTGACGGTTACAGGAACTAACTTCACGGCTATTTTTGACAAGCAAAAAGGGCAGTTTATCTCTTACAACTATGAGCATACCGAGCTGCTTGCATCGGGTTTCCATCCGAACTTTTGGCGCGCAATCACCGATAATGACCTCGGCAATAAATTGCATGAAAGATGTCAAACGTGGCGTCAAGCAAGTTTAGAGCAGCACGTGAAAAAAGTAAGTGTTCAACCGCAAATTGACTTTGTTATCATTTCGGTTGAGCTAGCTTTAGACATCTCTCTTGCTTCTTGCTATGTAACGTATACGCTATATAACGATGGTGAAATGAAGATTGAACAATCTTTAGCACCTTCTGAGTCAATGCCTGAAATTCCTGAAATTGGGATGCTGTTTACGATGGATGCGGCTTTTGATTCTTTAACATGGTACGGCAGAGGCCCTCATGAAAATTATTGGGATCGTAAAACTGGCGCTAAGCTTGGCCTTCATAAAGGCAGTGTAAAAGAGCAAGTTACACCGTATTTACGCCCTCAAGAATGCGGAAACAAAACGGACGTTAGATGGGCAACTATTACAAACGATCAAGGACGCGGCTTTTTACTAAAAGGTTTGCCAACAGTCGAGCTGAATGCTTTACCTTACTCACCTTTTGAACTGGAGGCTTACGATCATTTTTACAAATTGCCGTTAAGCGATTCCGTAACCGTGCGGGTTAACTACAAGCAAATGGGCGTTGGCGGAGACGACAGCTGGGGAGCTAAAACACATCCTGATTACACACTATACGCCAACCGCTCGTATACAAACACGTTTACGCTAAAACCTCTATAA
- a CDS encoding AraC family transcriptional regulator: MYFPALSDEDMKLPFYVTSAGSWRHQTHIKRQGEFPDYQWIQCIKGRGELRVNDEVYIIKENEGMFLTPHVPHEYYPITSEWQVCWVSFNGSVIDDIMLSLQFINSGKIVLTHAESLYRMLQEIMNLLEENHTSSTMKCSELLYSVILKLRQDSVYIESKSRLQQITQLNPVLRYIEEYYHQPLTLEVLAKQLNVTEQYTCLLFQQSLGIRPFEYVTRVRIQKAKKLLLKNNQISVQDIARQVGYEHPSYFIKRFKEQENVTPTVFRKMYFS, from the coding sequence ATGTACTTTCCGGCTCTTTCAGATGAAGATATGAAACTCCCATTCTATGTTACAAGCGCTGGAAGTTGGAGACATCAAACGCATATTAAACGTCAGGGAGAGTTTCCTGATTATCAATGGATTCAATGTATAAAAGGAAGAGGCGAGCTTCGTGTAAATGACGAGGTTTATATTATAAAAGAAAATGAAGGGATGTTTCTGACGCCGCATGTTCCGCACGAATACTACCCCATTACGAGCGAATGGCAAGTATGCTGGGTTTCTTTTAATGGAAGTGTAATTGATGATATCATGCTTTCTCTTCAATTTATTAATTCCGGAAAAATCGTCCTTACACATGCTGAAAGCCTTTATAGGATGCTGCAAGAGATAATGAATTTGTTAGAAGAAAATCATACCTCTAGCACCATGAAGTGCTCTGAACTACTATATAGCGTCATTTTGAAACTTCGCCAAGACAGCGTATATATAGAAAGCAAAAGTCGCTTGCAGCAAATTACTCAGCTAAACCCAGTCCTTCGCTATATTGAGGAATATTATCATCAGCCGTTAACGCTAGAAGTACTGGCGAAGCAGCTCAACGTAACGGAGCAGTATACGTGTTTGCTTTTTCAACAATCTCTTGGTATCCGGCCGTTTGAATACGTAACGCGCGTCCGAATTCAAAAAGCAAAGAAACTGCTGCTTAAAAACAACCAAATCTCTGTACAAGATATAGCAAGACAAGTAGGGTATGAACATCCAAGCTATTTTATCAAGCGCTTCAAAGAACAAGAAAACGTGACTCCAACTGTTTTTCGGAAAATGTATTTTTCATAA
- a CDS encoding site-2 protease family protein has protein sequence MFGLNDLPKFVWSFCLVLPLVSFVHQLGHSVMAIIFGGKVDFTIGRGKTILKMGKFKIKSVYFLDSFCKYENLKNDSRFSHAVVYAGGVLFNLLTIFIINGLIMANILPEDIFCYQFVYFSVYYVIFSLLPIQYTETSASDGRAIYNVLRYGKTCDPD, from the coding sequence GTGTTTGGGTTAAATGATCTTCCAAAGTTTGTGTGGTCATTCTGTCTTGTATTGCCACTTGTATCATTTGTTCATCAGCTGGGGCATTCCGTCATGGCAATTATTTTCGGAGGGAAGGTCGATTTTACTATTGGGCGGGGGAAAACGATTCTTAAAATGGGGAAGTTTAAAATTAAGTCAGTCTATTTTCTAGACTCGTTTTGTAAATATGAAAATCTTAAGAACGACAGTCGCTTTTCCCATGCAGTGGTGTATGCGGGCGGTGTACTGTTTAATTTACTTACTATTTTTATAATAAATGGATTAATTATGGCTAATATTCTGCCTGAAGATATATTTTGCTATCAATTTGTTTATTTTTCAGTCTATTATGTTATTTTTTCACTGCTGCCAATTCAATATACAGAAACATCTGCAAGTGATGGACGTGCTATATATAACGTATTACGGTACGGGAAAACGTGTGATCCAGATTAA
- a CDS encoding GNAT family N-acetyltransferase gives MTLRAMAESDAGNLMKIFEDAEAMKYYSSTKNEQDTYRWIQWMKQHYQTYGISMWIAEDKQNREFLGQCGMVLQKVDGKVDPELGYLFLRSRWGKGYASEAAKACLDYGLHTLKFQKIISLIDPANYPSIKVAERIGMKKEKQVNKWDKSLFFYSIYNEK, from the coding sequence ATGACGCTGCGAGCTATGGCTGAAAGCGATGCAGGCAATTTAATGAAAATATTTGAAGATGCTGAAGCAATGAAGTATTATTCTTCTACTAAAAATGAACAAGACACATATCGCTGGATTCAATGGATGAAGCAGCATTATCAAACATATGGCATTAGCATGTGGATCGCTGAGGATAAACAGAATCGAGAGTTTCTAGGGCAGTGCGGCATGGTTCTTCAAAAAGTAGACGGCAAGGTAGACCCGGAGCTTGGCTATTTATTTTTACGCAGCCGCTGGGGAAAAGGCTATGCGAGTGAAGCAGCAAAAGCTTGTTTAGATTATGGCCTTCATACGCTGAAATTTCAGAAGATTATATCATTAATTGATCCGGCCAATTATCCATCGATTAAAGTGGCTGAAAGAATTGGCATGAAAAAAGAAAAGCAAGTTAACAAATGGGATAAATCATTATTCTTTTATAGTATATATAATGAAAAATGA
- a CDS encoding ABC transporter ATP-binding protein, whose amino-acid sequence MININNVSVKRAEKEILKSVSWSVEKGEHWCLLGLNGSGKTTLLNIINGYIWPTKGEVEVLSRKFGETNLSELRKEIGWVSSSLQQRFRDDDTVVEMILSGKFASIGLYEQVEQKDMNQAIELMKLLNCEDLQNQAYGTLSQGERQRVLIARALMASPKLLILDEPCTGLDIMAREQLLQLIAKMAEQPNAPTLIYVTHHVEEILPCFTHTLCMRQGEVFSSGKTKDQLTEPHLSKFFNHSVEIQQQKERTWLSLKEPVKS is encoded by the coding sequence ATGATCAACATTAACAACGTTTCGGTAAAACGAGCAGAAAAAGAAATTTTAAAAAGCGTGTCGTGGTCAGTGGAAAAAGGGGAACATTGGTGTTTGCTTGGGTTAAATGGTTCCGGAAAAACGACGCTTTTAAATATCATCAACGGATATATCTGGCCTACAAAAGGGGAAGTAGAAGTTCTTTCAAGGAAATTTGGAGAAACAAATCTGTCTGAGCTCAGAAAAGAAATTGGATGGGTAAGCTCTTCGCTTCAACAGCGGTTTCGAGATGACGATACGGTTGTAGAAATGATTTTAAGCGGAAAATTTGCATCTATTGGGTTATATGAACAAGTGGAGCAAAAAGATATGAACCAAGCCATAGAATTAATGAAGCTGCTAAATTGCGAAGATTTACAAAATCAGGCCTACGGAACACTTTCTCAAGGAGAGCGCCAGCGAGTGCTAATTGCTCGAGCTCTTATGGCTTCACCAAAGCTTTTAATACTTGATGAGCCATGTACAGGTCTAGATATAATGGCCCGAGAACAGCTTCTTCAGCTGATTGCAAAAATGGCAGAGCAGCCAAATGCTCCTACGCTTATTTATGTTACTCACCATGTAGAAGAAATTTTGCCTTGCTTTACCCATACGCTTTGTATGCGCCAAGGAGAAGTGTTTTCTTCTGGAAAAACGAAAGACCAGCTCACTGAGCCGCATCTTTCTAAATTTTTTAATCACTCCGTAGAGATTCAGCAGCAGAAGGAACGCACTTGGCTGTCATTAAAAGAACCGGTAAAAAGCTGA
- a CDS encoding GNAT family N-acetyltransferase — MNNVSPLLKGKNVILRKPKDSDVHDYLACKQTKELIRMYGGDTRNLKPLTLQDAKRHVEYIKSQKLNWCVEYQQQFVGEARLTVNEYDRRARYAIGLFDSSVWNQGLGTEVTKLVLAYAFEHLHLHRVDLRVLEYNHRAIACYEKCGFVKEGIEREGAFIEEAFQTDIIMSILEQEYYQL; from the coding sequence ATGAATAATGTTTCACCACTTTTAAAAGGAAAAAACGTGATACTAAGAAAACCAAAAGACAGCGATGTACATGACTATCTAGCGTGCAAGCAAACAAAAGAGCTTATTCGTATGTACGGAGGCGATACCCGAAACTTAAAACCTCTTACATTACAAGATGCCAAGCGGCACGTCGAGTACATAAAGTCTCAAAAGCTGAATTGGTGTGTTGAATATCAGCAGCAGTTTGTTGGAGAAGCCCGGCTGACCGTTAACGAGTACGACCGGCGCGCACGATATGCTATTGGTTTATTCGATTCTTCCGTTTGGAATCAAGGGCTCGGCACTGAAGTTACAAAATTGGTGCTGGCCTACGCATTTGAACACCTTCACTTGCACAGAGTCGATTTACGAGTGCTCGAATACAACCATAGAGCCATTGCTTGTTATGAAAAATGCGGTTTTGTAAAAGAAGGAATAGAGCGTGAAGGTGCTTTTATTGAAGAAGCATTTCAGACAGATATTATCATGAGTATACTCGAACAAGAGTATTATCAGCTTTAG
- a CDS encoding terpene cyclase/mutase family protein, with product MIILLKEVQLEIQRRIAYLRPTQKNDGSFRYCFETGVMPDAFLIMLLRTFDLDKEVLIKQLTERIVSLQNEDGLWTLFDDEEHNLSATIQAYTALLYSGYYQKNDRILRKAERYIIDSGGISRAHFLTRWMLCVNGLYEWPKLFYLPLSLLLVPTYVPLNFYELSTYARIHFVPMMVAGNKKFSLTSRHTPSLSHLDVREQKQEADEAAQESRASIFLVDHLKQLASLPSYIHKLGYQAAERYMLERLEKDGTLYSYATSTFFMIYGLLALGYKKDSFVVQKAIDGICSLLSTCSGHTHVENSTSTVWDTALLSYALQEAGVPQQDPMIKGTTRYLKKRQHTKLGDWQFHNPNTAPGGWGFSDINTNNPDLDDTSAAIRALSRRAQTDTDYLESWQRGINWLLSMQNKDGGFAAFEKNTDSILFTYLPLENAKDAATDPATADLTGRVLECLGNFAGMNKSHPSIKAAVKWLFDHQLDNGSWYGRWGVCYIYGTWAAITGLRAVGISASDPRIIKAINWLKSIQQEDGGFGESCYSASLKKYVPLSFSTPSQTAWALDALMTICPLKDRAVEKGIKFLLNPNLTEQQIHYPTGIGLPGQFYIQYHSYNDIFPLLALAHYAKKHSS from the coding sequence GTGATCATATTGCTAAAGGAAGTTCAGCTAGAGATTCAGCGAAGAATCGCCTATCTGCGCCCAACACAAAAAAATGACGGGTCATTTCGCTACTGTTTTGAAACAGGCGTTATGCCTGATGCGTTTTTAATTATGCTTCTTCGCACCTTTGATTTAGATAAAGAAGTGTTGATTAAACAATTAACCGAACGGATCGTTTCCCTTCAAAATGAAGATGGTCTTTGGACGTTGTTTGATGATGAAGAACACAACTTATCCGCTACTATTCAAGCTTATACAGCTCTTTTATATTCAGGCTATTACCAAAAAAATGACCGGATTTTGCGAAAAGCAGAAAGATATATTATAGATTCAGGAGGCATTTCTCGCGCTCATTTTCTCACAAGATGGATGCTTTGTGTTAACGGCTTATACGAGTGGCCAAAGCTATTTTACCTCCCGCTTTCTCTTTTGCTCGTGCCTACCTATGTACCGCTTAACTTTTATGAACTAAGCACCTATGCCAGAATTCACTTCGTCCCGATGATGGTAGCTGGAAACAAAAAATTTTCACTTACTTCTAGGCATACACCTTCTCTTTCTCATTTAGATGTAAGAGAGCAGAAACAGGAAGCGGATGAAGCTGCTCAAGAATCACGCGCTTCTATTTTTTTAGTCGACCATTTAAAACAGCTGGCTTCTTTACCTTCTTACATCCACAAGCTTGGTTATCAAGCAGCCGAGCGTTACATGCTAGAAAGACTTGAAAAAGATGGAACACTCTACAGCTACGCAACCTCTACTTTTTTTATGATTTACGGTCTTTTGGCTCTTGGCTATAAAAAAGATTCGTTTGTGGTTCAAAAAGCAATTGACGGTATTTGTTCACTACTTAGTACATGCAGCGGTCACACGCACGTAGAAAACTCCACGTCAACCGTTTGGGATACCGCCCTGCTATCTTACGCTCTACAAGAAGCAGGTGTACCGCAGCAAGATCCCATGATTAAAGGCACAACTCGTTACTTAAAGAAAAGACAGCATACAAAGCTTGGAGACTGGCAGTTTCATAACCCAAATACAGCGCCTGGAGGCTGGGGATTCTCCGATATTAATACGAATAACCCTGACTTAGACGATACGTCTGCTGCTATTAGAGCTCTTTCTAGAAGAGCGCAAACCGATACAGATTATTTGGAGTCTTGGCAAAGGGGCATTAACTGGCTGTTGTCCATGCAAAACAAAGACGGGGGTTTTGCTGCATTTGAAAAAAATACCGATTCTATTTTATTTACTTATCTGCCGCTTGAAAACGCAAAAGACGCAGCAACGGATCCGGCTACTGCCGATTTAACCGGTCGAGTGCTTGAGTGCCTCGGAAACTTTGCCGGTATGAATAAATCCCACCCTTCGATTAAAGCTGCAGTAAAATGGCTGTTTGATCATCAATTGGATAACGGAAGCTGGTACGGCCGGTGGGGTGTTTGCTACATTTACGGAACGTGGGCCGCTATTACTGGACTCCGTGCTGTAGGAATTTCCGCTTCTGATCCGCGTATCATCAAAGCCATCAATTGGCTCAAAAGCATTCAACAAGAAGACGGCGGATTCGGAGAATCATGCTATAGCGCTTCTTTAAAAAAATATGTGCCACTATCGTTTAGCACTCCTTCTCAAACGGCTTGGGCTCTCGATGCTTTAATGACAATATGTCCATTAAAAGATCGAGCAGTTGAAAAAGGAATTAAATTTTTACTGAATCCAAATCTTACAGAACAGCAAATTCATTATCCCACGGGAATTGGTCTTCCTGGACAATTTTATATTCAGTACCACAGCTACAATGATATTTTTCCTCTTCTTGCACTTGCCCACTACGCAAAAAAACATTCTTCATAA
- a CDS encoding C45 family autoproteolytic acyltransferase/hydolase, producing the protein MKEIQVEVIQGRGSYRELGKMQGESHKGTKLFENHQKRRKRSLRSYQTIAKEARHYYDLFAPGLWDELLGLAEGLDWPLEDVIHEYSGYQQEWKKTGCSALMQHGVYVRNYDYHPKTYEGRFLLFQPNEGYASVGFGTRMIGRMDGMNEKGLAIGYHFVNRRRQTNGFICCTLARFILETCETTEEAVAILERAPHRHAFNYSIYDRSGQGAVVEASGRGVHVQRGTMMGCTNHFNQLVEENRHHLVESKERLDHIRDHIEKKLSPLEAFSLFNEGEYGIFKEDYRNSAGTLHTVAYVPETLQVIVGIGRKAKPLIFSFEDWVKGEQLTITKIKGTVNTDEPFPFQ; encoded by the coding sequence GTGAAAGAAATACAGGTAGAAGTTATTCAAGGGCGAGGCTCTTACCGAGAGCTTGGTAAAATGCAAGGGGAATCACATAAAGGAACAAAGCTGTTTGAAAATCATCAAAAAAGAAGAAAACGTTCATTACGAAGCTATCAAACGATAGCAAAAGAAGCTCGTCATTATTACGACTTATTTGCTCCCGGACTGTGGGACGAGCTATTGGGCTTAGCAGAAGGCTTAGATTGGCCTCTTGAAGACGTCATACATGAGTACAGCGGGTATCAGCAAGAGTGGAAGAAAACGGGATGTTCTGCTCTTATGCAGCACGGTGTGTATGTGCGGAATTACGATTATCATCCGAAAACGTACGAAGGTCGATTTTTGCTTTTTCAGCCAAATGAAGGATATGCAAGCGTCGGGTTTGGAACAAGAATGATTGGGCGAATGGATGGAATGAACGAAAAAGGATTAGCAATTGGCTATCATTTTGTTAATCGCCGCCGTCAAACGAACGGATTTATTTGCTGTACGCTTGCTCGGTTTATTTTAGAAACATGTGAAACGACAGAAGAGGCTGTTGCTATTTTAGAAAGGGCACCGCACCGTCATGCGTTTAATTATTCCATTTACGACCGCAGCGGACAGGGAGCAGTAGTCGAAGCATCTGGACGAGGCGTTCATGTACAAAGAGGAACGATGATGGGGTGTACGAACCATTTTAATCAGCTGGTCGAAGAAAATCGTCATCATTTGGTAGAGTCAAAGGAAAGGCTCGATCATATTCGAGATCATATTGAAAAAAAGCTATCGCCTCTTGAAGCTTTTTCTTTATTTAATGAAGGTGAATACGGTATTTTTAAAGAAGATTACCGGAATTCTGCTGGAACGCTTCATACAGTGGCATATGTACCGGAGACGCTGCAAGTCATTGTGGGAATTGGACGAAAAGCAAAACCTCTTATTTTCTCGTTTGAGGATTGGGTGAAAGGAGAACAATTAACTATAACGAAAATAAAAGGAACGGTAAATACAGACGAACCATTTCCGTTTCAGTAA